A DNA window from Hordeum vulgare subsp. vulgare chromosome 1H, MorexV3_pseudomolecules_assembly, whole genome shotgun sequence contains the following coding sequences:
- the LOC123437501 gene encoding ubiquitin domain-containing protein DSK2a-like, whose amino-acid sequence MAGAGDGEGAGSESPPPGARATLNIRCANGAKFTLQADLGETVGAFKEAVAASSDVPAPQQRLIYKGRILKDEQTLESYGVETDHTIHLVRGVAQPAASGAPAAASPQASTTPTSGPAGGLGGLFPGLGATGAASGRPAGLFGAGLPELDQMQQQLSQNPNLMREIMNMPMMQNLMNNPDLIRNMIMNNPQMRDIIDRNPDLAHVLNDPSVLRQTLEAARNPEIMREMMRNTDRAMSNIEASPEGFNMLRRMYETVQEPFLNATTMGGGGEGTPASNPFAALLGNQGPNQPGNPATNAPTTGPESTTGTPVPNTNPLPNPWSTNAGGAQGTTRPGPAASTRAGSTGGLGGLGSADLSSLLGGLGGNARTGAAGGLGGLGSADLGSMLGGPPDATLLSQMLQNPAMMQMMQNIMSDPQSMNQLLSMNPNARSLMESNPQLRDMFQNPEFLRQMASPEALQQLLSFQQTLSSQLGQNQPSQAGNLGGNGTGARGNVGLDTLMGMLSGLGAGGGLGVPNTSNVPPEELYATQLGQLQEMGFFDTAENIRALMATSGNVHAAVERLLGNFGQ is encoded by the exons ATGGCCGGAGCGGGCGACGGCGAGGGGGCCGGGAGCGAGTCCCCGCCCCCGGGCGCGCGGGCGACGCTCAACATCCGGTGCGCCAACGGCGCCAAGTTCACCCTGCAGGCGGACCTGGGCGAGACGGTCGGGGCGTTCAAGGAGGCCGTCGCCGCCAGCAGCGACGTGCCGGCGCCGCAGCAGCGCCTGATCTACAAGGGCCGGATCCTCAAGGACGAGCAAACCCTAGAAAGCTACG GTGTTGAGACAGATCACACCATTCACTTGGTGCGAGGTGTTGCCCAACCGGCAGCATCAGGAGCACCTGCTGCAGCAAGCCCGCAGGCTTCAACTACTCCGACCAGTGGCCCTGCAGGTGGTCTTGGAGGCTTATTTCCAGGCCTTGGTGCTACTGGAGCTGCTAGTGGCAGGCCAGCAGGTTTATTTGGGGCTGGACTTCCAGAATTAGATCAAATGCAGCAGCAGTTGAGCCAGAATCCCAACCTAATGAGGGAGATAATGAACATGCCAATGATGCAGAATCTCATGAATAACCCTGATCTAATACGCAATATGATTATGAATAATCCACAAATGCGTGATATTATCGATCGGAATCCGGATCTTGCCCATGTCCTCAATGACCCGAGTGTTCTCCGCCAGACCCTTGAAGCAGCAAGAAACCCTGAAATTATGAGGGAGATGATGCGGAACACAGACAGAGCGATGAGCAACATAGAAGCTTCCCCTGAAGGGTTTAATATGCTCCGGCGTATGTATGAGACTGTCCAGGAGCCTTTCCTTAATGCAACAACAATGGGAGGGGGTGGAGAAGGCACCCCAGCCTCTAACCCATTTGCAGCTCTTCTTGGAAATCAGGGGCCTAACCAACCTGGCAATCCTGCTACAAATGCTCCAACTACCGGCCCAGAATCCACAACAGGAACCCCTGTTCCAAATACTAATCCACTTCCAAATCCCTGGAGCACCAATG CTGGGGGTGCGCAAGGAACAACGCGGCCAGGTCCTGCTGCTAGTACCAGGGCTGGTTCAACCGGCGGCTTAGGAGGGCTGGGTTCAGCAGATTTGAGCAGTCTGCTTGGTGGTCTTGGTGGGAATGCAAGAACCGGTGCCGCAGGTGGGCTAGGAGGGTTGGGTTCAGCAGATTTGGGGAGTATGCTTGGTGGTCCACCTGATGCTACTCTTTTGAGTCAGATGCTTCAAAACCCTGCTATGATGCAGATGATGCAGAACATTATGTCTGACCCACAGTCAATGAACCAG TTGCTTAGCATGAACCCAAATGCACGTAGCCTGATGGAGTCAAACCCTCAGTTGAGGGATATGTTCCAAAACCCAGAATTTCTTCGCCAGATGGCATCCCCAGAGGCTTTGCAG CAATTACTCTCATTCCAGCAGACACTGTCATCACAGCTTGGACAAAATCAACCTAGCCA GGCTGGTAACCTAGGAGGCAATGGCACAG GCGCGCGGGGAAATGTTGGCCTGGACACCTTGATGGGCATGCTTAGCGGGCTTGGTGCTGGAGGTGGCTTAGGTGTACCAAATACCTCCAATG TGCCACCGGAGGAACTCTATGCAACGCAACTCGGCCAGCTCCAAGAAATGGGGTTCTTCGACACCGCAGAGAATATCCGGGCATTGATGGCCACCTCTGGGAATGTACATGCTGCTGTGGAGCGCCTTCTTGGGAATTTTGGCCAGTAG